The sequence CGGCACCAACACGGCACAGGTCAACCCCGCCCGGGCCGCGTACGCCGCGGCGGAGGCGCTGGTGTTGCCGGTGGAGGCGCAGATGATGGCCTTGTTGCCGGCCTCGACCGCCTTGGACACCGCGAGGGTCATCCCCCGGTCCTTGAAGGAGCCGGTCGGGTTGGCGCCCTCCACCTTGAGGTGCACGTCGCAACCGAGCCGGGCGGACAGCACCGGCGCCGGCAACAGCGGGGTGTTCCCCTCGTGCAGGGTGACGACCGGCGTGGCAGCGGTGACCGGCAGCCGATCCCGGTACGCCTCGATCAGACCCCGCCACATGTCGTTCTCCTCGTCTCTACCGCCGCGCCCAGCCGAGCATCAGGGCCACCTTGGACCAGCCTGCCGGAGTGGTCGATGGCACACCCCGGTTTACCCACCTGACGGGACACGCGGGACGTCCCGTCGATGATGCAACGACTCAGGCGTCGCCCTCGACCCGCAGCACACTGGTCACCGACCGGACGATGTCCAGACCGCGCAGCTCACCGACGGTCGCGGCGAGCGCGGCATCCGGTGCCACATGGGTGACGATGACCAGCTCGGCGTCGCCGTCACGGCCCGCTGGCCCGCCCGCCGAGCCCTGCCGCACTGTCGCGATCGACACGTCGTGCCGGGCAAACACACTCGCCACCGAGGCCAGCACACCCGGGCGGTCGGCCACGTCGAGGCTCACGTGGTAGCGGGTCAGCGCCTCACCCATCGGCCGGACCGCGAGGTCCGCGTACGCGCTCTCGCTGGCCGCGCGCACCCCGGCGAGCCGGTTGCGGGACACCGCGACCACGTCACCGAGCACCGCACTGGCGGTGGGCGCGCCACCGGCCCCCCGGCCGTAGAACATCAACTGCCCGGCCGCGTCCGCCTCCACGAAGACCGCGTTGAACGCGTCCCCGACGCTGGCCAGCGGGTGGCTGCGGGGGATCATCGCCGGGTGCACCCGGACGCTGACGGTCTCCCGGCCGGTGGGGTCGACACCCCGGGCCGCGATGCAGAGCAGTTTGATCGTGCAGCCCATCGCCTGGGCGCTGGCCATGTCCGCGGCGGTCACCTCGGTGATGCCCTCGCGGTGCACGTCGGCGGCGCCGACCCGGGTGTGGAACGCCAGCGAGGCGAGGATCGCCGCCTTCGCCGCCGCGTCGAAGCCCTCCACGTCGGCGGTCGGGTCGGCCTCCGCGTACCCCAGGGCGGTGGCCTCTTCGAGGGCCTCGGCGAAGCCGGCCCCGGTCGCGTCCATGGCGGAGAGGATGAAGTTGGTGGTGCCGTTGACGATGCCGGTGACCCGGTTGATCCGATCGCCGTGCAGCGACTCCCGCAGCGGGCGCAGCAGCGGGATCGCGCCAGCCACCGACGCCTCGTAGTAGAGGTCGCCGCCGCCCTCGGCCGCCGCCTCGTGCAGGGCCACGCCGTCCTCGGCGAGCAGCGCCTTGTTGGCGGTGACCACGCTCTTGCCGGCGCGCAGCGCCTCGACCAGCCAACTCCGGGCCGGTTCGATGCCGCCGACCACCTCGATCACCACGTCCACGTCATCGCGCTTGATCAGGCCGAGCGCGTCGGTGGTGAACAGGTCCTCGTCGACCGGCAGGTCACCCCGGTCGCGGCCGAGCCGCCGCACGGCGATGCCGGCGATC comes from Micromonospora vinacea and encodes:
- a CDS encoding homoserine dehydrogenase encodes the protein MRLALLGCGTVGQEVVRLLHEQSADLAARIGAPLEIAGIAVRRLGRDRGDLPVDEDLFTTDALGLIKRDDVDVVIEVVGGIEPARSWLVEALRAGKSVVTANKALLAEDGVALHEAAAEGGGDLYYEASVAGAIPLLRPLRESLHGDRINRVTGIVNGTTNFILSAMDATGAGFAEALEEATALGYAEADPTADVEGFDAAAKAAILASLAFHTRVGAADVHREGITEVTAADMASAQAMGCTIKLLCIAARGVDPTGRETVSVRVHPAMIPRSHPLASVGDAFNAVFVEADAAGQLMFYGRGAGGAPTASAVLGDVVAVSRNRLAGVRAASESAYADLAVRPMGEALTRYHVSLDVADRPGVLASVASVFARHDVSIATVRQGSAGGPAGRDGDAELVIVTHVAPDAALAATVGELRGLDIVRSVTSVLRVEGDA